GCAAGCGATACCTCATCCATCTTGATCGCTTTTGAAGGTTTCATAccgatcatggcagtcttggtattgttcaTGCTTTTCACGATGGTGTACAGATGTTtcacccatgtggtactagtctcatcagtgaccaactcttgcGCATCCTGGGACTTGAACAGTCTCTCCGCAAGCACCTTGTTATAGGACTCGACAAAGGCTGTGAACGTATGATGATATTTGGTGGTTGCGCGCTTAATCTCGACGCCCTTGCCCTCTAGCAGTTTTGTCACATCTgacttgaactcactaccgttgTCGCACTGGAAGATCTTCGGATAGCGTAAAGGTCCTGCTTTGCCTCCGGGCTTCGCGTAAATGTCCTTGATCATATCGGCGACTTTGCTGGCTTTCTTCGTTCTCAATGGTCTAGCTACCTTGTAGCGCGAGGCTACATCGATCCCTGTGAGGTTATATTTGTATTTCGAGCCATACAGGCGATCATGATGCATGTAGAGTAagtcaaattggtgcatttcaaTAGGCCTTGTGATTGTAAAATGTGGGTAATCAATCCTTTTAGGTCCTCAAATATGTCTAAGCCAGAGCAACTGACGAGATAGCCAGTGTACGACTTTCTTTTTAGATAGTCCACTGTGCTCAGCGAGCAATTTAACGGCCTTCCGACCAGTCCAGAGATTTTCAGGGGTATAGtaaatactgcttaattttttcgCTTCTTCTGGAGTAATGATatgtttcgacatgtttattacatgtcgaaAACATTTTACGCCCATTTGTACGctgcaaaaccaaggagggctaAGGATCCAACTATGAACGTCAGTtcgccgtcttgttgctgcttgctGGGCGTGTAAAAGTCGGATACTTTTGGAGCTTTTTCGATCGTTGCGATGTAATAGTCTCTCATACCTTCATCgagctccttcaagctctctccagcttgccttttcagctctcgttgatggttataccaatcTTTTACCTGCCGATCTCTTCTTACCCACTGTGCTTGAGCAGCTTGAAGTTGTTCAATTGCTTTATCACGCCTTTTACGCTCGGCCTCGCCATGGCCTGACAGCTTACTGATTAAGTAATTCGATCCGCTAAACGCGAGGGCATTGATTATAGCCCCACCCGTGAGTACTAATATgcttgccatctttattttaatattcgacactgtgaaaacgcccatctaagatattcagctgagcatcttgaagtaggaaaacgtagcatttaatatccCCCGTTGTTCCGTCTGCTTTCTTTGTCATATGCAAGGTTACACCGTCTGACAATTGCTGTAACGGTCTTCCGGAACCATGGAGACTATGATCAGGtgatgctcggaaatcaacaaacagggcATAACGCTCAGTCATGAACTGCCCAATTGTCACCTTtgaatcgtggctaccgaataagtttacgatctgctcgaggtgatctttcgggagcatcgcgtgcgtgtagagctcattaggctcaccctcgacagtgatcgagattttttcgatctttgggttgtagaagacctcgttagcacccgagtaagccttcactttcCCCGGATCTACGAACAATAATAAGacgccttttaaactttttgatggagtatcaatttgcaaattgtagctggtatcagccttttttatCGTGACAACCTTGCTACGGAGAACCCTTTCATAGGGTAGCGCAAGACGACTATACCGTGAtatcatagcgctcgcgagaccctcgttattaaccttgtcaaactctagtGCGATATTAGTGATCTTATACGCACTGTCTGCGGGTttagctgccgtgcttccaACAGCTGGGGTACCGGCATCCTTTATAACGTCACCATATGATGCAAAATGTATAACGAATTGCAGCCTATCGTGTAGCCCTGGCTGGTAGAACGGCAAGTCtcgtgtcaattcaaacatttttcctagAGGAATACAAAACGTGCTGCCATAAGCTGCGACGATCGCTCTTTCCTCATCTGTGCCTACATGATCAgtcgcttttacctgtagggcgCGTATTGTACCGTCGTTCggattgatcccctctaggatcaagttgttttcccgatcaACTTTTGGTAGCCAAAGATCCCGGTAGACCGCCAGGGTGctgtagtcgctaatattttgcacctcgttgcCATTCAAAGTGATACGAAGATTTTGCACCAGGGCTTTGCCGATATTGCTGACGATAGTGCGCTTCGTGTTTGTTCCCGTAAGTTCCAGATCGAAAAGTAGTTTGATACTGcctggaaaaattacatcgttctgccccatgttggggatgtcaacatacaagtcctcgttctgattaatcgtactaggcacatgacttacttttacacgctgcttcttACCCTTTatagccatcattgttttaatctccgcgtagggatcgagcttagttccgaatatgttactcatgctttattattagctgattttcgtttcaaataaatgccgattaatccaatatacgaaggagacgactttacgcCAGAGTAAAAAATTTCAGACGAGGATTTCAGTAGGCCTGATGCCAATTTAACGCCAGATCGCCTGGCGGCTCTGCAAGAGCATCAGGGTCAATCCGGCTCAGCACGAGACACCACGACAAGACAGAGGGaagagctactaaaatcaaaggtcgacgatctttacgaacaccttgGTGAGGAGCTGGGGCAGCCAATCGCGAGATTTTATAACGAGTTTGAGGCACaaggaaaccagcttcttttaGATGGTATAGAGATCACTAAAAGGAATGGTGAATTGaggagcgttgccgagataaagaggaggttaggtacaaatcgcttgcgagaattggggtttaccgactatactacaccaaacaaaggcagtaaagcaatggctcagaaactccttaacgagattgttcacgttgatcgcctagcggctcagcaagagaaggccgatgatattgaaatgatgccgctgctcgagaacgtccttgatgaaacggagagcctgatAGATCGCCTTCCGGCTCCGCAGGAGCAAGAGACTCCTTTTGGCGCCAgcttcacagagcgtgaaagaagagggctcaacctcgagcttcaaacgctaAAGGGTAACCTGAAGCacttgaaaagcaagatgatcttctacgacagcgagatcgctaaagcagaagccaaggtgaaaaggcttgagacAAAGAAGGCTACACCTGAGGCATCCGAGGAGCAGCTAGCTATATGGAACGAAGACCTTGGAAAGGCTAGGGAAGAGCTAGAACGGCTCCAGgatcaaaaggaagcagtacgagaagcacacggtttactAACATCTGACACTCAGAGCCAACTGAAAGCTATTAAAGAGACGCTGATGAAAATCACAGAAGACGATAAATCTCTGActgaaaagcttagaatcttgttcaaggagcaagggattactatagcgagcatcgtctcggctgttggtctactgatttccaccatcgtactcgcagttacaggtggaGGTTCCGCAACAGGcgcaggaggaagtgccgcaggAAAGGTTTTCatacaaaaacagctggaaaggtttggaaaatttttgaaatacttggcaggtaaggcaggtgcggcgctaccagggattattggtacggttgtctcgttctttttcagtAGCCAAACACCTCTACATGGCGATCGCTGCTGTCGTCGCTTTTGTTGTGGCCTACGTTGGGAAGAGAGGCAAACTATCGTAAATATTAGTGCTCCCGCGGAGCATTAATATTTCTTCAACCAAATGTACATTAGGATCGATAATACTTGCCACGTAGCACCTCGTTTTAAACCCCGAGGCTGTGTGGGCTTGTTGTTTAGGTCTAGCCTTATGCCAATCATCGCACTCGCCGGCGCgatcaagatgttgttgttataccccacaattttaccaatacgcaggttcatatcggatggtagcatgtacacgtggtgcatcacggcaaaattcactggggtcctggcatattgaagcaccttttgaaactcggtgatatcgtggcctacgttctcctcacgttgtaccatggcttcgaatttctgtagtagtatctgtctcgctgtaaaattgtcagcatccgaacctataagggatgccttggcatcagcttgggaccctagtagtataatcacgtaaacacgaatactctcgctaagctttgacagaccttccgatgtcaggccttggctcgtaggcattataaacttggcccaatcaccatctacttgcggccaccatctaccatttgtgagcgaggacatgagagccttaaacttgtattgggcattggggtcggcaccatattcacgacaaatatgggcatatccagatgtagagtaggggttctcgtattgagaaaagccgtcatcgtatggcatgagtaccttcattcttgctaggatacgccgcatgtggtaatagacgtggaatttaaagatactGTTGATGAGAGGCACGGAGCCATTCAAGTGTTTGGTGGATATACCCAGGGCGGTGctagcgcaatgacaagcgaaattaacttgtatattccaGTAGCCAAGGGCTTGACCGGTTCAATTTACACTTACGGGgtcgttcaacaggttagtggggACTTTTATTGGGTATTTCGTGAACATCGAGAAGGTCACGGGAATGTGCGATTCTGTAGAAACGTAGAGGTCTTGATGTTCTAGATTAATTACATCGAGAGGCCATTCGCCTCTATTGGACTTGTATTTTGCCTTGtggttatagctataaatgttcatgtttctttaaagaaacatgagacagctgtatgtcacggatatagagaagcctacgatttttgacgattacctagggaaggacacgagaattgccctgaaatcaATAAGTATCAGGCCCGTATGGCTGAACCTTTATAGTAACAACGATTTTACAATACGCAAAGTAGGACCTGATCAGACTGTTACccgaattgaaataatgaacGGCCTGTACAAGATTGAGGATATCGCGGCCATCGTCAACAGTCGAGCACAggacaagattaagctgtttgtcctgaaaaatggactctgtaggCTTAGGGTTAGTGACGGGTATACTGTGGTAATTCATCGAAAACTGCAGGAGCTTATggggctaccctacgaccctgcaaaaaagtattttaccaaaggcgactatGACAGCTACTACAAAACTGACGTATACCAAAGATTAAGACTCGTTTGCCCCCAGCTGGATGAGGATGAATGCCTACTGGATGGgaagaaatcaaatttaatttaCCTCTATAGCAATACCCCTATAGCAATTGGTCTTGAAGCCGCGGCTCTTGCAGTTGGCATAGGCCAAGTAGGTTTGAAGAATTCTTCCAAAAGGATACAGTATAAGGTGCACAAGCACGAATCCATCAAACTCCTAGCTGAATCAAAACTAGACACTGTATACGAtaagatttccagagcgatccaaGATGGTATAATTTCAGACGATGAGTTTACATGGATCATGCAGGAAAAACAGCGCTACATGGTACTCAAGGAGCAGATCCGACAACGAACGAAAAAAAGCTGTGAAATCCATCAACGATAATGAACGCGCAGAGTTGCTAGCACAAGGCAGGCAAGAAgctaaagatgaaatttttaaaaaactgcaatctgcgcagtatgtcagcgctacttagagtctccacctgcttacaaagtctaatatgttggtcaacatactagacgattacttctcccgtatcttgatctatgagcaagtcgccatcatgtacgacacgtcgctgttttttagcgagatccctcaaatattgAGCTAGATTTTTCTCCCATACAATTTTAGCACAAGGCTCGCAGTACggtccgtccgtttgtgtcgacgcatccttatacttgactttgCATATGGCTTCAACAAGGTCTATTCGCTTCAACgtagagtaccctttgagacctaaggctttagcttcttgtcgcagtttgtccatttgtttatgtaGCTGAGCACAACCAGGCTTTCGTTGTTTTTGTGACTGTCTCCAGTCACAAAAGATtacttttttgtctttttagtcttccacttccacaaggtcgtaatcatagtaaaattgacCAGGATTCTTCGTAGATTGTTTCTTTCCCAGTGATTTGATGAACATCTGACCCGTTCGACCTATCAAAGCTTCTCTCAGTACACTCGTTGCCCATGCTCGAAATCGTTCACCATCACAATCGATCAATGTGATGACAGTTGCATCACCTTTTTGGTCTTGATCTCTTCAACATACTCAATTTTGAATATGATTCCAGTGGGAACATCACGCCACTTCATAATGCTCTCGTGTTTTGATTTCAAGGCATCAAATTGTTCTGCAGATAGGAAAGGCATctctttattatagattttttaaacctCAACCAGGATCAAAATACTGGACATTACTTCCATAATTTAGATATCTCGCGCTTTTCTTCCTCATCTACACACCAATTCCAATATCGATCCGGATGACACGCCACTGGCATTATCTCATTCCATagttttgcataaaaattacgCTTGTGATTATGTCGCAGCAATTCATCATGAATGACATCAAAACCACGCAGCAAtacaacaatctcgatgtgaccattttcagctgcaattTTCATGACCCCATCAAAGTTCGTCACACCCCattctttgcacagtttaacaatctctATGTTACCATTGAGAGCTGCAAATTTCATGACCCCATCAAAGTTCGTCACACCCCACTCTTTGaacagtttaacaatctcgatgtgaccatatTCAGCTGCAAATCTCATGGCCCAATTAAACTCTGTCGCACCCCATTCTTTacacagtttaacaatctcgatgtgaccatatTCAGCTGCAAGTGCCATggcccaattaaagtctgtcgcaccccactctttgcacagtttaacaatctcgatgtgaccattttcagctgcattaAGAATGGCCCAATTAAGGTCTGtcacaccccactctttgcacagtttaacaatctcaatgtgaccattgacagctgcaagtctcatggcctcATTAAAgtatgtcgcaccccactctttgcacagtttaacaatcttgatgtgaccattttcagctgcaagtctcatggcccCATTAAAgtatgtcgcaccccactctttgcacagtttaacaatctcgatgtgaccattttcagctgcacgtTTCATGGCCCAtttaaagtctgtcgcaccccactctttgcacatttTAACAATCTCTATGTGACCATATTTAGCTGCAAGTGCCATCGGCCAATCAAattctgtcgcaccccactctttaaAAATCTTAACCATCTCTATGTGACCATTTTTAGCTGCATTTCGTAGAGGTAAATTAAATTCCGTTGTCACCAGTTTGATGTCACGGTGCTTGCGAACGTTTTCCATGGTCTTGCCAAAGAAGCTATTATTCATTAGCTTAAAAATGTCTTTCTCAAAGTCATTTTTAGCTGTATTATCTGTCGTACCAGattctttgcacagcttaacaatctcgatttCATCGTGCAGCGTCGTCCTTCCAGCAATTTGCTCCCTCGCCCtgttataataaaaagtaacaGTGTCTCGCACACTCTGCAGTCTCTCTGCAAGAGCATCACGTgttgctgctactggcgctgAGACAGCACTATATAATTTACTGATTGCATTTCTGAAGTAattcatttctctttattatatacagatttttgactttcagagttttttttgaagtggacaaaatttgagtagggaatttccctttctattcaaatagatttgcgcatgcgcgtttttcagcagttttgtcgagtgccgtgATGTCACGTGTTTACTCACTTGAGGCATgataaaatctgtgacgtcatagATTTTACGGGGTCTAAAAAGCAGCATTTTTTAATAGGGGTTTGACCGTCGAAAACCAAAAACCTGGTTATAAGGGTGTACTACTCTAGctagactgtgtctgtttgtaacaggcaaagtggatatgcttattttcctttaatgtagccgaaaaagttatgtctcaaatgttaaaatttctgacgttacggcgcgacgtcaataacactactttaaagtcaatatcttatactaaattaatgaaaccatatagtgcacctaaaactttgaggccaaacaacttggaaacgaggtagtgacgtcaatgatttttcaccgtgtgGGTACATAGGGACCACTTGATACCAAtctgggtaagtttcccaaacctgggtctcgaatctgtttcggaatggacgggttgatgacgtcatcaaaaaaaccttttaaccctaatctctgcaaccatttatcaaaagtatattcctatacattttcttgatcagcgtttcaagatctatgcgatgaaggcaacatgtatacgaatttcaaaaaaaaaatttttatgttctgacgggccattgctaacgtcaacaaaatttttaaacccttatatctcattagccgctcatcaaaagcacatgatcatatacattttcttgatcagcgatTTAACCTCTACACTATGGAGGTAACGTGAAAACAACcttctgaattattttttttctggatGGGTTGCTGgcgtcattaaaattcaaataacgcttctttttcatttttatccagtctcagtggatttttccacgggctttttcgactagtctatataataatacgcttgtgtgagtaaccatgtgagtccacgacacgcaatGTACGGTTCACTTTTTTATGACgcggcgttacgctaaaatttaccaagtaaaaagaaacgcaaatcagggtGTTACTCTTTAAAtgtttaattctcttttcttattaccttaaaaaataaaactctttttctttattttattaaggctaatttttattttattctcaaatgtttttatttgtttctttgttttaaaagccccgttagtcgttatagatagaataatttaattttacccccggcttaccatgtgcgcgccgtatctcacggagacaaagtttatcaactgaagaaagaaaaccgaagcgaagaaggttgtctctttttcaaagtaatcctgaaaaaagttatttcaaacaatgtttactcatcatgaggttaggtTAAAggttatttgtttcttctatattttcaatttgttgttgtcgagcgagaataaaaaaagtttatgttgtggTCATGtggtcagaaatatttgttataaagaagaaaaacgtacgatgatataccgtcaaaaagagaactgattggaaatgtatcagaaaATTGTAGGtggctatacattttcaatttgttttcttttgggatgaagcgaagcttagtaatcgaagtaaaaaacgtattggacttttatccagagaacgcCAGCTAGCAgcctactgagaaagcgaaagaaaccaggtgtgttgtttagattatctggtagagaaatgaatttagtTGAATAACGATATTTAAGCCGCTAATATTTTCaaagctaaactttcccttaaatATGAAGTAAAATATGTCTTGCGCCTGaacatattcttttttgtaagaatatacccagggtcagttaagaatatcttaagaatatgtcctacctcgattgtttgttataaatataaaaacaatattcCAATGGCtatagcatgctttattttattagggcattatattttcaggacatggacatgctaagaatatattcagaataatgaggatagtatttgtcaaaaagttaaaaacattaaGGCTGAAACGGaataattcttataaaatacacgaTGCATATCTtagagaagaatttacataaactgtaaatgtattttttccgttgttactgtttttaacactgcagactgtgtgattcagtgttgatTTCGTTGTAATAaacctaaacctaaaacctaaacttaaatcaatgtttacatttgttacgttacaatcgtttgaaatatattcgattcttaaattcgaaaacgctgcattgttattttctttgattttatgcgtgattttctagattataagtttgggtctgttcttTGAATTtttcggtagatatacaatatgccaaatgattcaagtttttatacttctcttttttgtgttttaactattaatttcttatattttgagttctggaatggcaaagcaagtatatagttttagcgtttttcgttttttataatctgttgttagacacctttgattttgctggatattttccatttttattttacaattttatatatttacttatttttttgttgcacatgtgtATATTTTGGACGTTTTGATTCAGCGGTTATACACATAGAATAATGTAgtttgtgagcaacctcgatccatatgcatttttttatctttctgccatcccgttataaaagagacaaagagccctgggtcgaggttgaaatgtgagttttgGAAATTCAAATagctgtgttgtatgtttttgtttggtatccctttcATCGGTGGAATGAGAGATTCAATAGATTCTTCCACGAGAATTCAGATAActgttaatttcttatattttgtgtaaaactttgtatgcaatagactgattATCTAATTTTGGTTTGACGTGTTACAAACTCTACAGTgtggaaattttgtaataactttaTTTGTATAACTGGGTAAAAtatgttggattttttaaatgtctgatatacttttttccctgttgtacttctggcatggcaaagcaagtataaattttagcagatttcGCTTCTTAAGTAAGGGTTGTTAGACGCCTTTTGATTTTGTTAGACATAAtgcattttgcattttttttgttgttgttgttgttgcacctGCTTATATTTCAACGTTTTGGTTTCAAcgggtataaatataaaattaccaAATTACTATGCTgtatgtatgtttttgtttggtatcacTTACATGCATTTCATAGAGACATTcggtggattcttccacgggaattcggctagttttttattaataaattgttttcaaaaaccatGAATAACAAAAGAATACACAATTAACtatatataagtatatatataataaaaacaaagatacaACACTGGGTATGCAAAAATTGATTCCTGTAAAATCCAATAGACAAGTCCTGTTTGTACTATCAGCACATAATATTACTGCAATTTTAAGTAACAAATTTgcaaatgagaaaaaaatatcacttatgaAAGACaaggaatttaaaaaaagtagcaGCTTGGATGTGATTCTCAAAAATCTTCACAAACATATCGGAATAGAAGTAACATCAGGAAAAAAAAGTACAGGTATTTGGGACTTCAATCTTCAAAAATTGTGTTATTTAATACAACAATAAACGTTAAAACTGAGAAAATGGAGCTGACAGTTATTCTCATAAATCTCTATAACAATATTATGTaaataattaatatatatacataaaatatattagGCAACCATTCGCaagaaaacgcccgcacttttcacggtgtatgcggcttatcggcaccctaatttcgtgatttacgtcttaattctgtgatgtgtttttttccAATGTGAGATACGCTAGGTTCTACATATACAtactaaataatataaaagctcCTACGCAGCTTATTTCTCTTCTATTTGAAAAATCTCAACAACATAACAAATGCAAAATTCTGGACTTCATTGGCGATAAATTTGTGATGTAAGCAATGATGTTGTTGTCTATAATAAAGTGAAACCTTGTGTTTACAATTATATTTGATTGATGTCAAGACTTTTATATATGGGGATATTTAAACAACAGATAATAATATACAAGATTTATTCCTTTTTTATAAGACTGCCACACTTTTAATCGTCGTTCAGGATATTTAACATTTTAGGtctttttggatatttttttgCCAGCATATCGATTATGtcatctaaatttattttcatctcgTTGTGGATATTTAGCAACACCAAGCCATTAAATTGACTCTgaagaaaagtttcaaaattataattaaatgtACTTAATGTGGTGTTTCACAATCAAAACAGATAACCTAATAAATTTATTGGCAAGATATATACATTGGCAAGATATATACATTGGCAAGATTAAAAATGTCACATTCTCCTTAATACGCAACGTAATATTGTAGAAACATACCTGGGTCATCGAGTTTCTTGAATATGTCTTTACTCGTCATAGCGTTGATATAGATCTCTCACAGGAAACTGGTCGTTACTGGCACTACGGCAAGGCAAGAATATGTAAAATCTTGAAGATATTTGggtacaacataaaaatatatgcaGCTAATGCATTATTAATTATTTCCAAGAAATAAAGCTGAATGTTTACTTGCAATGTATAGaactttctcttttaaaaacacaaacaataaATTACTTATTACCTCTAAAcgttttgtattttttcatGGTGGTTGGAGGTATATGCAAAGTGATTTGGCTCAAATAAGCCAAATGACATTTTTCTCACCTCACCCATAATGGTTATACATTCGCTCGTATATTCTGTACTTGTTCTTGAGGTAATTAACCCATTATTAAAACTTCCATGGATGTCACCTACATCATGAGGGTATATATCcggttttcatatttttcccaATAACTGTTGCAAGAGCAAGCATATTCATTAAAGATCAGAAT
Above is a window of Hydractinia symbiolongicarpus strain clone_291-10 chromosome 3, HSymV2.1, whole genome shotgun sequence DNA encoding:
- the LOC130636926 gene encoding uncharacterized protein LOC130636926, whose protein sequence is MHQFDLLYMHHDRLYGSKYKYNLTGIDVASRYKVARPLRTKKASKVADMIKDIYAKPGGKAGPLRYPKIFQCDNGSEFKSDVTKLLEGKGVEIKRATTKYHHTFTAFVESYNKVLAERLFKSQDAQELVTDETSTTWVKHLYTIVKSMNNTKTAMIGMKPSKAIKMDEVSLAKGEEYPDRLEQDRKETKPLPEDGLYLYLLQPGEEHGDQRRRATDAFWSKKTYRLDRIVTGTRLLYYLKEGPDRSFVSEELMLIPEDVEVPPEYVKEW